A part of Anolis carolinensis isolate JA03-04 unplaced genomic scaffold, rAnoCar3.1.pri scaffold_10, whole genome shotgun sequence genomic DNA contains:
- the tmem200b gene encoding transmembrane protein 200B — protein sequence MTTSTAGGVETKSPMTKQNPPEKKPAGAATPSRWHRHRFRRKVPSEVVVKGQLRMRSPSGAFVMVGVSVVLVGMTIAVIGYWPYRSRAGGGRPGTSNGTDEIKKEVRIVAHPVLHSEKLKLIGPVIMGIGLFIFICANTMLYENRDMETRLLMQRELYSMGTVLPPDTRQASGYFQRRSTPPALLANAECVEGCYEVDLSSSGFQSYSSPMKKWASNGSSKGLQAATRLLHHNSLSPSLSFLSVHSDSGNVVPENAGCPSTQGSDSFASTSANTLSLPLMKLNRCLLDKQGASHTMVQDVEGNAVELQEEEEILRLSWTLQTDCIKELKDSHVVIEMDNEPPSGTSAEKRLHPPYTKREFGSTPQVSSSGHSKSLDLGQQKVLLMASVNNKKNRSWPRLDHIGLVNYAKLESKGESSDRLLETTREPTRGESGHVSLELDSEMGLGI from the coding sequence ATGACAACGTCTACAGCTGGAGGTGTTGAGACCAAAAGCCCAATGACGAAGCAGAACCCGCCCGAGAAGAAGCCGGCGGGAGCGGCCACCCCTTCCCGGTGGCACCGGCACAGGTTTCGGCGCAAAGTCCCCTCCGAAGTGGTCGTGAAGGGTCAGCTGCGCATGCGCTCCCCCTCCGGAGCCTTTGTGATGGTGGGCGTCTCGGTCGTCCTGGTGGGCATGACCATCGCGGTCATCGGGTACTGGCCTTACCGTTCCAGGGCCGGAGGCGGACGGCCCGGGACCTCCAACGGCACGGACGAGATCAAGAAGGAAGTGCGGATCGTTGCACATCCCGTCCTTCACAGCGAGAAGCTGAAGCTCATTGGTCCCGTGATCATGGGCATCGGgctcttcatcttcatctgcgcAAACACCATGCTCTATGAGAACCGGGACATGGAGACGCGCTTGTTGATGCAGAGGGAGCTCTACTCCATGGGGACGGTCCTGCCGCCGGACACCAGGCAAGCCAGCGGCTACTTCCAGAGACGGTCCACCCCTCCGGCCCTCCTGGCCAACGCGGAGTGTGTGGAAGGCTGCTACGAAGTGGACCTCTCTTCCAGTGGCTTCCAGTCCTACTCCAGCCCCATGAAGAAGTGGGCCAGCAACGGCAGCTCCAAGGGGCTCCAGGCGGCCACGCGGCTCCTTCACCACAACAGCCTCtcgccttccctttccttcctgagCGTCCACTCAGACTCTGGGAACGTGGTGCCGGAAAACGCGGGCTGCCCCTCCACACAAGGATCTGACTCATTCGCCTCCACATCTGCCAACACCTTGTCACTGCCTCTCATGAAACTCAACCGTTGTCTTTTGGATAAACAAGGTGCTTCTCATACGATGGTGCAGGACGTGGAAGGAAATGCTGTTGAGttgcaagaagaggaggagatcTTGAGACTCTCCTGGACTCTCCAAACAGATTGCATTAAGGAACTCAAAGACAGCCACGTGGTTATTGAGATGGACAACGAGCCTCCTTCGGGCACGTCAGCTGAAAAACGCCTGCACCCTCCGTACACAAAGAGGGAATTTGGTTCAACCCCTCAGGTCTCCAGTTCAGGTCATTCCAAGTCCCTAGATCTTGGCCAACAGAAGGTGCTCTTGATGGCATCGGTCAACAATAAGAAAAACAGAAGCTGGCCTAGACTCGACCACATCGGCCTAGTCAACTATGCAAAACTGGAAAGCAAGGGCGAGTCTTCCGATAGGCTGTTGGAGACGACGAGAGAGCCGACCAGGGGGGAAAGCGGACACGTGTCTTTGGAACTGGACTCAGAGATGGGCCTTGGCATCTGA